One part of the Candidatus Bathyarchaeota archaeon genome encodes these proteins:
- a CDS encoding desulfoferrodoxin, with translation MTEQKQIYKCNICGNIVEVIHTGIGQLVCCGEPMELLTEKIEDVGLEKHVPVMEKVGNKVKVKVGSVPHPMEQKHYIEWIEIVADGKTCRKILKPGDKPEAEFETKAEKIKAREYCSIHGLWKSK, from the coding sequence ATGACCGAACAGAAACAAATTTACAAATGTAACATATGCGGCAACATCGTCGAAGTCATACACACTGGAATAGGACAACTCGTCTGTTGCGGTGAGCCAATGGAACTACTTACAGAAAAAATCGAAGACGTTGGCTTGGAAAAACATGTTCCAGTAATGGAAAAGGTCGGGAACAAAGTGAAGGTTAAGGTTGGCAGTGTTCCACATCCCATGGAACAAAAGCATTACATTGAGTGGATAGAAATAGTCGCCGACGGCAAAACTTGCAGAAAAATCTTAAAACCAGGAGACAAGCCAGAAGCAGAGTTCGAAACTAAAGCGGAGAAAATAAAGGCAAGAGAATACTGCAGCATCCACGGACTTTGGAAATCAAAATAG
- a CDS encoding DUF1579 domain-containing protein: MRENEKEKKQDVWAPFKFFVGSWKGTSEGCSGKSKTERDYRFMLNGKFLQARNKSTFAPQARNPKGEVHEDIGFFSYDSNRKRFVLRQFHVEGFVNQYVLQDLAEDGKTMVFVTESIENIPPDWRAKETYRVLNDDEFTEVFELAVPGKDFEVYTKSHFKRKD; the protein is encoded by the coding sequence TTGAGAGAAAATGAAAAAGAGAAGAAACAGGATGTCTGGGCGCCTTTCAAGTTCTTCGTTGGTTCATGGAAGGGCACAAGCGAAGGATGTTCAGGCAAGTCAAAAACTGAACGGGATTACAGATTCATGTTAAACGGAAAGTTTCTTCAGGCAAGAAACAAGTCTACATTCGCACCACAGGCTAGAAATCCAAAGGGAGAGGTTCATGAAGACATAGGTTTCTTCAGTTACGACAGTAATAGAAAGAGGTTTGTCTTGCGGCAATTCCACGTAGAAGGGTTCGTCAATCAGTATGTTCTTCAAGATCTTGCTGAGGACGGTAAGACTATGGTGTTTGTCACCGAGAGCATTGAGAATATTCCTCCTGACTGGCGAGCAAAAGAAACATACAGAGTCTTGAATGACGATGAATTTACCGAAGTCTTCGAGCTAGCTGTTCCAGGGAAAGATTTTGAGGTTTACACAAAAAGTCATTTTAAGAGAAAAGATTAA
- a CDS encoding Glu/Leu/Phe/Val dehydrogenase, with protein sequence MVDIEKFADEWGPEKVLQVYDSNTGMKGILIIDNTALGPGKGGIRMTPTVSVEEVFRLARTMTWKCTLAELPFGGAKSGIIANPKKISKEEKMNLIKAFAVALKPFSPSQYIAAPDINTGEEEMAAYALANGSLRSCTGKPADMCVRPGEECGIPHEYGSTGYGVFHATKLAADHVGIKLKEGTTAIDGFGNVGSFLAKYLSEFGAKIVAISDSKGCIYNPDGLDYEKLKTVKEETRSVTNYEQGQVLRYEEIFELPVDILVPASIPDVINEKNVDKIKAKVVVEAANIPVTYESEKRLNKKGVLVIPDFIANAGGVISSYAEYIGENPQRMLKMVEEKIVKNVRLVIEKAEEEKIAPRDAALKIAQKRVKEAMEKREKVENT encoded by the coding sequence ATGGTTGATATAGAAAAGTTTGCTGACGAATGGGGCCCCGAGAAAGTTTTGCAAGTTTATGATTCTAACACTGGAATGAAGGGAATTCTAATAATTGACAATACTGCGTTGGGTCCTGGCAAGGGCGGAATAAGAATGACGCCTACGGTAAGCGTCGAAGAGGTTTTCAGGCTTGCGAGGACTATGACTTGGAAATGTACCTTAGCAGAACTTCCATTTGGAGGAGCAAAATCCGGCATAATAGCGAATCCCAAGAAAATCTCGAAAGAGGAAAAGATGAACCTGATCAAAGCCTTCGCCGTGGCGTTAAAACCTTTTTCTCCAAGCCAATACATCGCAGCTCCAGACATCAACACCGGAGAGGAAGAAATGGCAGCTTATGCCCTCGCAAATGGCTCCTTAAGGTCTTGTACTGGAAAGCCTGCAGACATGTGTGTTAGGCCAGGCGAGGAATGCGGGATTCCTCACGAGTACGGTTCAACTGGCTACGGTGTGTTTCATGCAACCAAACTTGCGGCCGACCACGTCGGCATTAAACTAAAAGAAGGAACAACAGCTATCGACGGCTTCGGTAACGTTGGTTCCTTCTTGGCAAAATACCTCAGCGAGTTTGGAGCGAAAATAGTGGCGATAAGCGACAGTAAGGGATGCATATACAATCCAGATGGATTAGATTATGAAAAACTGAAGACAGTGAAGGAGGAGACGAGGTCAGTAACTAACTATGAACAAGGCCAAGTTCTAAGGTATGAAGAGATCTTTGAGTTGCCGGTCGACATACTTGTCCCAGCGTCCATTCCAGACGTAATTAACGAGAAAAATGTAGATAAGATTAAGGCCAAGGTGGTTGTAGAAGCAGCTAACATCCCAGTTACTTATGAAAGCGAAAAGCGGCTCAACAAAAAAGGAGTATTAGTGATCCCTGACTTTATTGCAAATGCTGGAGGCGTAATATCCTCATACGCGGAATACATTGGCGAAAACCCACAAAGAATGCTTAAGATGGTTGAAGAAAAAATCGTTAAAAATGTAAGACTGGTTATAGAAAAGGCTGAGGAAGAAAAGATTGCTCCTCGGGATGCTGCATTGAAAATTGCGCAAAAAAGGGTTAAGGAAGCAATGGAAAAGAGAGAGAAAGTTGAAAATACATAA
- a CDS encoding rubrerythrin, producing MLSQIPIQLGKVSKKYVDREILRVAVIAELDAISLYEQLAAATDNEGIKKILLDVAKEEKTHVGEFHTLLLKEDKEQVEELEKGKEEVEEMIE from the coding sequence ATGTTATCCCAAATACCTATACAGTTAGGGAAAGTTTCGAAGAAGTATGTGGACCGTGAAATACTACGAGTTGCGGTGATAGCTGAACTGGACGCAATAAGCCTATATGAACAACTGGCAGCCGCGACGGATAACGAAGGCATTAAAAAGATTCTGCTTGATGTGGCTAAAGAAGAGAAAACGCATGTGGGAGAGTTTCACACCTTACTGCTAAAAGAAGATAAGGAACAAGTTGAAGAGTTAGAAAAAGGTAAAGAAGAAGTTGAGGAGATGATCGAATGA
- a CDS encoding arsenate reductase ArsC, producing MKKKVLFICTHNSARSQMAEGLLNALYGDKYEAYSAGIEPAKVNPHAVRVMAQIGIDISKHRSKSIKEFRGKKFDYVVTVCDHAKEACPFFPGGEIFLHKGFNDPAKFKGTEDEVLTKVRRVRNEINEWIRKTFN from the coding sequence ATGAAGAAAAAAGTGCTATTCATTTGTACTCACAATTCTGCCCGTTCCCAAATGGCAGAGGGATTATTGAATGCTCTTTATGGAGATAAATATGAAGCTTACAGTGCTGGAATAGAACCTGCTAAAGTTAATCCTCATGCTGTTAGGGTAATGGCGCAAATCGGAATTGACATATCAAAGCATCGTTCAAAGAGCATTAAAGAGTTTCGTGGAAAAAAATTCGACTATGTTGTTACAGTATGCGACCATGCAAAAGAGGCATGCCCCTTCTTTCCGGGAGGCGAAATCTTCCTTCACAAAGGGTTTAATGACCCAGCTAAGTTTAAGGGCACTGAAGATGAAGTATTGACAAAAGTCAGGCGAGTAAGAAATGAAATTAATGAGTGGATCAGAAAAACGTTTAATTAA
- a CDS encoding DUF438 domain-containing protein: MSETAENKKKIMKKIIAQLHSGTPVSEVKETFKRVLGGIGPLEIAKIEQELIKEGMPRQEIQRLCDVHLAVFREQLEKQKLEVPLGHPISILTEEHKILLQLSEKLNTIVNRIQEESNADYVADEAKQLKHIAEELLDAEKHYLREENVLFPFLEKHGITEPPAVMWIEHNQIRDTKKQLHSTIKNYSAVSFQDFRKQLGETAKSLGNILPSHFFKENNILFPTALRVVTDEEWKDIRKEFDEIGYCCFTPQHLTEISPTKEIEKPKTETIIAPEGMLQFETGVLSKEEVEAILDSLPVDISFVDREDRVKYFNKAEGRIFVRTKAVLGRKVQLCHPQKSVHIVDKLLEAFKAGKKDVAEFWIQKDNSLIHIRYFAVRDRNRKYLGTMEVAQNITDIKKIKGEKRLLDWKG, translated from the coding sequence ATGAGTGAAACAGCCGAGAATAAAAAGAAAATAATGAAGAAAATAATTGCGCAGCTACACTCTGGAACTCCAGTAAGTGAGGTTAAAGAAACATTCAAGAGAGTCTTAGGCGGCATAGGCCCTTTAGAAATCGCTAAAATTGAACAAGAGCTCATAAAGGAAGGAATGCCCAGACAAGAAATTCAAAGGCTATGCGACGTTCATCTGGCTGTTTTTAGAGAACAACTAGAAAAACAAAAACTGGAGGTTCCCCTTGGTCATCCAATCAGCATCCTCACGGAAGAACATAAAATTCTCCTTCAACTTTCGGAAAAACTCAACACAATTGTAAACAGGATTCAAGAGGAAAGCAATGCAGATTATGTAGCTGACGAGGCAAAGCAGCTAAAGCACATTGCAGAAGAACTCCTGGATGCGGAAAAACACTATTTAAGAGAAGAAAACGTACTTTTCCCATTCCTAGAAAAACATGGAATCACGGAACCTCCCGCAGTAATGTGGATAGAACACAATCAAATAAGAGATACAAAGAAACAACTTCACAGTACAATCAAAAATTATAGTGCCGTAAGCTTTCAAGACTTTAGAAAGCAACTTGGTGAAACCGCCAAGTCTTTAGGCAACATTCTTCCAAGCCATTTTTTCAAGGAAAACAACATACTCTTCCCTACAGCATTACGAGTGGTTACAGATGAAGAATGGAAAGATATTCGAAAAGAATTCGATGAAATTGGATATTGTTGTTTCACTCCGCAACACCTGACAGAAATATCGCCAACCAAAGAAATTGAAAAGCCGAAAACTGAAACAATAATTGCTCCTGAAGGAATGTTGCAGTTTGAAACAGGTGTTCTTTCAAAAGAGGAAGTTGAGGCCATCTTAGACTCGCTTCCAGTCGACATATCATTTGTTGATAGAGAGGACCGTGTAAAATATTTCAACAAGGCTGAGGGGAGGATTTTTGTTCGGACAAAGGCTGTCCTCGGAAGAAAAGTGCAGTTATGTCATCCACAGAAAAGCGTTCATATTGTAGATAAGCTTCTTGAAGCTTTCAAGGCAGGCAAAAAGGATGTGGCTGAGTTTTGGATTCAGAAAGACAACAGCCTAATTCACATCAGATATTTCGCAGTTAGAGATAGGAACAGAAAATATTTGGGAACAATGGAAGTGGCACAAAACATAACCGACATCAAGAAAATCAAGGGAGAAAAAAGACTTCTGGATTGGAAAGGCTAG